A window of Cohnella herbarum contains these coding sequences:
- a CDS encoding efflux RND transporter permease subunit, with protein MKSVIGFSLKNKFALWMITIIVIVAGLYSGLTMKQESLPNLSLPFLSVTTVSPGSAPDAIVKEVTEPLEKRLKNVEGVKNLTSTSMENVSSIFVEYDFGQDMDQAVAQLREASADVKLPEGVEAPSISKFSFNSFPVISLSASGQGSLENLTKIVSEEIQPALEGVSGVASVQIAGQYVQEVTLKFKKDKLAELGLSEETVKGIVQGSALKVPLGLFQLEETQKTVVVDGRVTTIDDLKKIEIPVIPSAPGANAGAPNAGAPGAGTPDAGTAGTTPPATGAGLPTVQLSEIADIEMIGKAESISRTNGEESIGIQIVKSNDANTVDVVNGVKDEAEKLKEKFSDLKLDVLLDQGKPIEESVETMLSKALFGALFAVVVILLFLRNIRTTIISIVSIPLSLIIAILLLKQFDITLNIMTLGAMTVAIGRVVDDSIVVIENIYRRMSLSNEKLKGKELMQEATREMFLPIMSSTIVTIAVFLPLGLVSGMVGQIFLPFALTIVFALLASLVVAVTVVPMLAHQMFKNGIKAGKGHDHEKPGRLAGGYRKILNSALNHKIITLVVAFAILIGSLFLVPLIGASFLPEQEDKYAMVTYSPDPGDSIADVEERALVAEKFILEQPDITSLQYSVGGTNPLQPGPSKSGLFFLQYDSKTKDFADKKEAVLEGLRKAVPTGQWSEMDQGGGLGGSNFSLSVFGGSLEEITPVVDRIAELMKADSSFDKVDTSLSKSYEQYTIVADQAKLSKYGLTAGQIAMTLSPQRVRPVLTQVEDQGKTYNVYVDVAVAEYKNVNDILDSKLQSPLGVSVPIRDVAQVEEGNSPNSIARQNGKMVVNVTAEITKSDVAKVSSDLQAKVEKIEKPSSVEVKFGGVTEQINETFTQLGLAMLAAIAIVYLVLVLAFGGGLAPFAIMFSLPFAIIGGLVALYLTGETLSVSALMGALMLIGIVVTNAIVLIDRVIHKEQEGLSTREALLEAGVIRLRPILMTALATIGALLPLAFGFESAGIISKGLGVTVIGGLISSTLLTLLIVPIIYEILMKMKRKPKKIAA; from the coding sequence ATGAAGAGCGTTATCGGGTTTTCACTGAAGAATAAATTCGCCTTGTGGATGATTACGATTATCGTAATCGTAGCAGGGCTGTATTCCGGCTTGACGATGAAACAAGAAAGCTTGCCTAATTTAAGTTTACCTTTCTTAAGCGTTACGACTGTGTCGCCGGGGTCCGCTCCAGATGCGATCGTGAAGGAAGTCACGGAGCCGCTGGAGAAGCGGCTGAAGAACGTGGAGGGTGTCAAGAATTTGACCTCGACCTCCATGGAGAACGTATCTTCGATCTTCGTCGAGTATGATTTCGGCCAAGATATGGATCAAGCGGTAGCTCAACTTAGGGAAGCGTCCGCGGACGTCAAACTCCCGGAAGGCGTTGAAGCTCCGAGCATTTCGAAATTCTCGTTTAACTCCTTTCCGGTCATCTCGTTAAGCGCTTCAGGACAGGGAAGCTTGGAAAACCTGACGAAAATCGTATCCGAAGAAATTCAACCGGCGCTTGAGGGCGTATCGGGCGTAGCTTCCGTGCAGATCGCGGGCCAGTACGTACAGGAAGTCACTTTAAAATTCAAAAAGGACAAGCTCGCGGAGTTGGGCTTGAGCGAAGAGACCGTAAAAGGAATCGTGCAAGGTTCGGCCTTGAAGGTTCCGCTTGGATTATTCCAATTAGAGGAAACTCAGAAAACGGTAGTCGTCGACGGCCGGGTAACGACGATCGACGATCTGAAGAAGATCGAGATTCCGGTTATCCCATCCGCACCGGGGGCAAACGCAGGAGCGCCTAACGCAGGAGCGCCTGGTGCGGGCACGCCGGATGCGGGAACGGCCGGCACGACTCCTCCGGCGACCGGAGCCGGATTGCCGACGGTTCAATTAAGCGAAATCGCCGATATCGAAATGATCGGCAAGGCGGAATCGATCTCCCGTACGAACGGCGAGGAATCCATCGGGATTCAGATCGTCAAATCAAACGACGCGAATACGGTCGACGTCGTAAACGGAGTGAAAGACGAAGCGGAAAAGCTGAAGGAAAAATTCAGCGATCTGAAGCTGGACGTTCTGTTGGATCAGGGTAAACCGATCGAGGAATCCGTCGAAACGATGTTAAGCAAAGCGTTGTTCGGCGCATTGTTCGCGGTTGTCGTTATTCTATTGTTCCTTAGAAATATACGGACGACGATCATTTCGATCGTGTCGATCCCGTTATCGCTGATTATCGCGATTTTGTTGTTGAAGCAGTTCGATATTACCCTTAACATCATGACGCTAGGCGCGATGACCGTCGCCATTGGAAGGGTCGTCGACGATTCGATTGTCGTCATCGAGAATATCTACCGCCGCATGTCGCTCTCGAACGAGAAGCTCAAGGGCAAAGAGCTCATGCAGGAAGCGACGCGCGAGATGTTCCTTCCGATTATGTCGTCTACGATCGTAACGATCGCGGTATTCTTGCCGCTCGGTCTAGTAAGCGGGATGGTCGGCCAAATTTTCCTTCCGTTCGCGTTAACGATCGTCTTTGCTTTGCTGGCATCCCTGGTGGTGGCGGTTACCGTCGTACCGATGTTGGCGCACCAAATGTTCAAGAACGGAATCAAGGCCGGTAAAGGCCATGATCATGAGAAGCCGGGCCGCCTTGCTGGGGGCTACCGTAAAATTCTGAATTCCGCATTGAACCACAAAATCATTACGCTCGTTGTCGCTTTTGCCATCCTTATCGGTAGCTTGTTCCTCGTTCCGTTGATCGGAGCCAGCTTCTTGCCGGAACAGGAAGATAAATACGCGATGGTGACCTACTCGCCGGATCCGGGAGATAGTATCGCTGACGTCGAAGAGCGTGCGCTTGTCGCCGAGAAATTCATCCTGGAGCAACCGGATATCACGAGTCTTCAATATTCCGTAGGCGGAACGAATCCTCTGCAGCCGGGACCGTCGAAGTCTGGATTGTTCTTCCTGCAATACGATAGCAAGACGAAAGATTTCGCGGACAAGAAAGAAGCGGTCCTGGAAGGCTTGCGCAAAGCCGTTCCAACCGGCCAGTGGTCCGAAATGGATCAGGGCGGCGGACTCGGGGGAAGCAATTTCAGCCTCAGCGTTTTCGGGGGATCGTTAGAAGAAATTACGCCTGTCGTAGATCGGATCGCCGAGCTGATGAAAGCGGACAGTTCGTTCGACAAAGTCGATACAAGCCTGTCCAAATCCTACGAGCAGTACACGATCGTCGCTGACCAAGCTAAGCTTAGCAAGTACGGACTTACCGCGGGACAGATCGCTATGACGCTGAGTCCGCAACGCGTTCGTCCGGTGTTGACGCAAGTCGAAGACCAAGGCAAAACCTACAACGTGTACGTGGACGTTGCGGTTGCGGAGTATAAGAACGTGAACGACATTCTGGATTCCAAGCTGCAATCTCCGCTCGGAGTATCCGTGCCGATCCGCGACGTGGCGCAGGTCGAAGAAGGCAATTCGCCGAATTCGATCGCCAGACAGAACGGCAAGATGGTCGTGAACGTGACGGCCGAAATCACGAAATCGGATGTCGCTAAAGTATCCAGCGACCTTCAAGCGAAAGTAGAGAAAATCGAGAAGCCGTCTTCCGTGGAGGTTAAGTTCGGCGGAGTGACCGAGCAGATTAACGAGACGTTCACCCAACTTGGGTTAGCGATGCTGGCCGCGATCGCCATCGTATATCTTGTGCTCGTACTGGCATTCGGGGGCGGACTTGCTCCGTTCGCGATCATGTTCTCCCTTCCGTTCGCGATTATCGGCGGACTCGTGGCCTTGTACTTGACGGGAGAGACGTTAAGCGTGTCGGCCCTGATGGGAGCGCTGATGTTGATCGGTATCGTCGTGACGAACGCGATCGTTCTTATCGACCGCGTCATTCACAAGGAGCAAGAAGGCTTATCTACTCGGGAAGCGTTGCTTGAAGCTGGCGTTATTCGCTTACGTCCGATTCTGATGACCGCGCTTGCCACGATCGGTGCCCTTCTACCGCTCGCATTCGGCTTCGAGAGCGCCGGAATTATTTCCAAAGGCCTCGGCGTGACGGTTATCGGCGGACTGATCAGTTCGACGTTGCTCACCTTGCTTATCGTTCCGATCATCTATGAGATTCTAATGAAAATGAAACGCAAGCCTAAGAAGATTGCAGCCTGA